Proteins from one Ahaetulla prasina isolate Xishuangbanna chromosome 2, ASM2864084v1, whole genome shotgun sequence genomic window:
- the TMEM40 gene encoding transmembrane protein 40 isoform X5: MDTSDSVASSQKPKQKGRKPKQNKNEEMEEENEDASSLEELTESPQQDLSSEIIPYSETDLSSEIIPYSETDLSSEIIPYSETEISRTEGTPAVVYDDGVYHSRWWIPRIRKDDEFFHFVILCFAVGMLLVCYYKYNRQRIRSILESFIPLIQRIRMPGFKKLN; this comes from the exons ATGGATACTTCAGATTCTGTGGCTTCGTCTCAAAAACCAAAACAGAAAG GCAGGAaaccaaaacagaataaaaacgaagaaatggaagaagaaaatgaggATGCAAGTTCTTTGGAAGAGTTAACAGAGAGTCCCCAACAAg ATCTATCCAGTGAAATTATTCCATACTCTGAAACAG ATCTATCCAGTGAAATTATTCCATACTCTGAAACAG ATCTATCCAGTGAAATTATTCCATACTCTGAAACAG AAATATCAAGGACAGAAGGAACACCTGCAGTTG TGTATGACGATGGTGTCTATCACTCAAGATGGTGGATTCCAAGGATTCGGAAAGATG atgAATTCTTCCATTTTGTCATTCTTTGTTTTGCTGTTGGAATGTTATTAGTCTGCTATTATAAATATAACA GGCAACGCATTCGAAGTATCCTGGAATCTTTCATTCCCCTTATCCAAAGAATCAGAATGCCTg GGTTCAAAAAACTTAACTAA
- the TMEM40 gene encoding transmembrane protein 40 isoform X4 has product MDTSDSVASSQKPKQKGRKPKQNKNEEMEEENEDASSLEELTESPQQDLSSEIIPYSETEISRTEGTPAVVYDDGVYHSRWWIPRIRKDDEFFHFVILCFAVGMLLVCYYKYNNWTISTGIGLITFATLETTGIYFGLWQRIRSILESFIPLIQRIRMPGFKKLN; this is encoded by the exons ATGGATACTTCAGATTCTGTGGCTTCGTCTCAAAAACCAAAACAGAAAG GCAGGAaaccaaaacagaataaaaacgaagaaatggaagaagaaaatgaggATGCAAGTTCTTTGGAAGAGTTAACAGAGAGTCCCCAACAAg ATCTATCCAGTGAAATTATTCCATACTCTGAAACAG AAATATCAAGGACAGAAGGAACACCTGCAGTTG TGTATGACGATGGTGTCTATCACTCAAGATGGTGGATTCCAAGGATTCGGAAAGATG atgAATTCTTCCATTTTGTCATTCTTTGTTTTGCTGTTGGAATGTTATTAGTCTGCTATTATAAATATAACA ACTGGACAATTTCCACTGGAATTGGTTTGATAACCTTTGCAACCCTAGAAACAACAGGAATATATTTTGGCCTTT GGCAACGCATTCGAAGTATCCTGGAATCTTTCATTCCCCTTATCCAAAGAATCAGAATGCCTg GGTTCAAAAAACTTAACTAA
- the TMEM40 gene encoding transmembrane protein 40 isoform X1 encodes MDTSDSVASSQKPKQKGRKPKQNKNEEMEEENEDASSLEELTESPQQDLSSEIIPYSETDLSSEIIPYSETDLSSEIIPYSETEISRTEGTPAVVYDDGVYHSRWWIPRIRKDDEFFHFVILCFAVGMLLVCYYKYNNWTISTGIGLITFATLETTGIYFGLWQRIRSILESFIPLIQRIRMPGFKKLN; translated from the exons ATGGATACTTCAGATTCTGTGGCTTCGTCTCAAAAACCAAAACAGAAAG GCAGGAaaccaaaacagaataaaaacgaagaaatggaagaagaaaatgaggATGCAAGTTCTTTGGAAGAGTTAACAGAGAGTCCCCAACAAg ATCTATCCAGTGAAATTATTCCATACTCTGAAACAG ATCTATCCAGTGAAATTATTCCATACTCTGAAACAG ATCTATCCAGTGAAATTATTCCATACTCTGAAACAG AAATATCAAGGACAGAAGGAACACCTGCAGTTG TGTATGACGATGGTGTCTATCACTCAAGATGGTGGATTCCAAGGATTCGGAAAGATG atgAATTCTTCCATTTTGTCATTCTTTGTTTTGCTGTTGGAATGTTATTAGTCTGCTATTATAAATATAACA ACTGGACAATTTCCACTGGAATTGGTTTGATAACCTTTGCAACCCTAGAAACAACAGGAATATATTTTGGCCTTT GGCAACGCATTCGAAGTATCCTGGAATCTTTCATTCCCCTTATCCAAAGAATCAGAATGCCTg GGTTCAAAAAACTTAACTAA
- the TMEM40 gene encoding transmembrane protein 40 isoform X3, with the protein MDTSDSVASSQKPKQKGRKPKQNKNEEMEEENEDASSLEELTESPQQDLSSEIIPYSETDLSSEIIPYSETEISRTEGTPAVVYDDGVYHSRWWIPRIRKDDEFFHFVILCFAVGMLLVCYYKYNNWTISTGIGLITFATLETTGIYFGLWQRIRSILESFIPLIQRIRMPGFKKLN; encoded by the exons ATGGATACTTCAGATTCTGTGGCTTCGTCTCAAAAACCAAAACAGAAAG GCAGGAaaccaaaacagaataaaaacgaagaaatggaagaagaaaatgaggATGCAAGTTCTTTGGAAGAGTTAACAGAGAGTCCCCAACAAg ATCTATCCAGTGAAATTATTCCATACTCTGAAACAG ATCTATCCAGTGAAATTATTCCATACTCTGAAACAG AAATATCAAGGACAGAAGGAACACCTGCAGTTG TGTATGACGATGGTGTCTATCACTCAAGATGGTGGATTCCAAGGATTCGGAAAGATG atgAATTCTTCCATTTTGTCATTCTTTGTTTTGCTGTTGGAATGTTATTAGTCTGCTATTATAAATATAACA ACTGGACAATTTCCACTGGAATTGGTTTGATAACCTTTGCAACCCTAGAAACAACAGGAATATATTTTGGCCTTT GGCAACGCATTCGAAGTATCCTGGAATCTTTCATTCCCCTTATCCAAAGAATCAGAATGCCTg GGTTCAAAAAACTTAACTAA